From Bradyrhizobium sp. sBnM-33:
CGCGCGCCGGGCATGTAGGCGCCCATCTTCAGATTGTCGTCGACGGTGAGCCGCGGAAACAGCCGGCGGTTCTCCGGCACATGCGCAATGCCGAGATCGACGATGCGATGCGCCGGCGTCGCCAGCACGTCGCGGCCTTCCATCGTAATGGTGCCCTTGGTCGGTCGGATCAGGCCCGAGATCACGCGCATCAAGGTGGTCTTGCCGGCGCCGTTCGGGCCGATCACGCCGACGGCCTCGCCCGCTCTGACGTTGAGGTTGGTGCCGAATAATGCCTGGAAGCTGCCGTAGCCCGCGTCGAGCGATCTGAGTTCGAGCATACTTACACCCCTGCCCGCCGGCGCGCTTCCGCCGCCGCGGCCTGGCTCGAATCCGCGTCCGTGCCGAGATAGACCTCGATCACGCGCGGATCGCTCGCCACCGCGCTCGGCAGGCCTTCCGAAATCTTCTCGCCGTGATCGAGCACCATCACGCGGTCGACCACCCGCATTAACACGCCCATGATGTGCTCGACCCAGATGATGGTGATGCCGAGCTCGTCGCGGATCTTGCGCAGCATGTCGGCGGCCTGGTCCATCTCGTGCTCGTCGAGCCCGCCAAGGCTTTCGTCGGCGAGCAGGAGCTTCGGCCCGGTGGCGAGCGCTTTTGCGAGTTCGAGTTTTTTCAGGCCGGCGGCACCTAAGCCATCGACGCCGGCGTGGCGGTTCGTCGGCAGGCCGACCATGGCCAGCGCGCGTTCGGCGGCCTCGTCCGCCCTGGCGCGACTGTGGCTGCCCTGGCCGTAGTAGCCTGCGAGCGCCACATTCTCGAATATCGTGAGCCGGTGAAATGGCCGCGGGATCTGGAAGGTCCGGCCGATGCCGCTGTTGATGATGCGGTGCGGCGCCTTGCCCGCGATCTCCGTTCCATTGAACAGAATCGATCCCGCCGTCGGGATCAGCGTGCCCGACAGCATGTTGAAGATCGTGCTCTTGCCGGAGCCGTTCGGGCCGATCAGGCCGAGAATCTCGCCCTGCTCGACCCTGAACGACACGTTGTTAACAGCGGTGAAGCCGCCGAAGCGCTTCACCAACCCTTCTACCGTCAGCACGCTGGAAACCTCCGCTTAGCCGTTGCCCGGCTCTTACTGGTTGCTGAAAGTCGTTCCCTTCGGCAGCGGCAGCACGGCCTCGCGTTGCGCCTGGCTCTTCGGCCACACCACATACGACTTATCGTCAACATACTGGATGACAACGGGGAACGAGCGTTCGTTCTGTCCGGCCATCTGGGTGCCCTCGCCGTGGAACTTGACGCCGAAGCCCAGCATGGTGCCGCCTTCGGGAATATCGGTCTCCAGCGCGGCCTTGCGCAACGCGTCGGGATCGACGCCGCCATATTTCTTGATGGCGCGCGGCAGCACCTCGGTCAGGAACAGGTAGGTGTTGGACGCCGCCATGCCGACATGTGCGGAGCGGATCGCAACGCCGGGCTTCGCCTTGTCGAACTCCTCGCCGACCATCTTGATGACCGGCGGCAGCTTCGGATCCATCGATTTCTGGTTGGCGAGCCAGATCGAGATCGGATCGGTGTTAAAGACGTAATTGACGTCGGCGCCCAGACCTTCCTTCAGCTTCTCGTAGACGCCATAGCCCGCGCCGTGGCCGACGAGGGCCGCGAATTTCAGGCCCTGCTCGCGCGCCTGGCGGCCAAACAAGGTGATGTCCGGGTTATAGCCGGTGTGGAAGACCACGTCGGGCCGCGCGCGCTTCAGCTTGGTGACCAGCGCGGAGAGATCGGGCGCGGTAGCCGAATAGCCTTCCTTCAGCACGATGTTGAAGCCGGCCTTCTTGGCGCCGGCCTCGTTGCCCTTCGACACGTCGACGCCATAGGCACCGTCCTCGTGGATGATAGCAACGCGCAGATCCTTCGGATCCTTGCCGAGCTTTTCCTTGGAATTCTGCGCGATGAAATCCATCGTCATCATGCCGAACTGGTCGCCGGAGGCCTGCGGCCGGAACACGTATTTGAAGTTCTTGTCGGCCAGCACCGCGGATGAGATGCAGGTGGTGATCCACATGAAGTTCTTGAGCTGCTCGACGCGCGCGGCTATCGGCACGCATTGCGCCGAGGAGAAGAAGCCGAGCAGCATGTTGACCTTTTCCTGCTCGATCAGCCGAACCGCCTCGTTGATTGCGACATCAGGCTTGCTCTGGGCGTCGGCGTAAACAGCTTCGATCTTGTAGCCCTCGACGCCGGTCTTGGCGTACTGGTCGAGCATGATCTTGGCGCCGATATATTGCAGCTCCGAACCGCCGCCGGCGAGCGGCCCGGTCAGGTCGTAGATGACGCCGATCTTGATTTTCTTTTCCTGAGCCTCGGCGGAAACCGCCATCCCCAGCACCGCGATTGCGGCAGACAGCCCGACGAGAAGGCGTGCAGCTTTGCGCCCCGGCATGGAATCCTCCCTGGATTATTTTTTGTGCACTGCGTCTTTTTCTTGCTTTGGTTGGCACCTATCACATTGGTAGCGCGACCAGATGTCAAGCGCATTACTTGGTCAGGGCCGGGAAGCGAGCTGCGCCTCGATGAATGCCGTGACAAAACGCGGCATTGCTGAATTGAGATCGCGCGCGCTGCGCACGAGATGAATGGCGGACAATTCCGGCTGATGTTGCGAGGCGAGATTGCGCTCGATCCGCTCCCGCAGCGCGTCGCCACGCATGTTGACGCGCAGCAGGCGGATCATCGCAACGGTCGGCGCCGTGTAGATGCAGTACCAATCCGGCTCGCTCTCGTATTCGCCGGGTGCCAGCCCGGTCTCTTCCTCAAGTTCGCGCGTGACGCTGCCGGAAATATCGACCGCGCCGTCCCTGATGTCGTCGAGGTCGGGCGTGCCTGACGGAAAATAGATGCGCCCGGCATTGGCCGTGTGCGGGCCCATTTCGCCGAGCACGAAGGCGCCGTCGGCGCAGAGCAGCGCGCCCATGCCGAAACCGTTGAACACGGAAGCATCGGGAAAGCCCCAGTCGCGCCAAGCCAGAAAACTGGCGAAGTCGGTTTCGAAATAGCTGGCGCTGAAACGGTCGCCGGCAAATACCGGGTTGCGCCCGAGCAGGACGCGGCCGTTCCACAGTTGCGGCCTTTCGCGCTGCCTTTCGGCAAAATGCGCATCGACGTCCGCGCGCCGCGCTTCCGCGAATGGCCAGGCCCACGTTTCGACCGTGAGATCGAGCGTGCTGACGCGATGAATGGCCGGAGGCCTCGTGCCACTCATCGCTTCACTTCGCTCAATAACGCCAAACGACTGTTTCCAAACTTACTTGGCGCTCGTGCCGGTGGTCTTCTTGACCTGCTCGACATATTTGTTGGTGTAAGTCTTGGTCACGTCGATATTGGCCTTGGCGATCTCTGGCGAACCCTCGCTGAACACCGCGAGCACCGCATCCGCGCCCTTGGGATCCATCTTGCCCGTCAGCGAATACATCGGAATCGTATTCTTTAGCGCTGCCAGATAAAGCTCCTTGTTCTTGCCGACGATTTCGTCGGGCATCTTTGCCATGATCTCTTCCGGCGAATGCGAGTGAATCCACGCGAGTGTGTTGACGATCGCCGTGGTCAGCGCCTGCACTTCCTTCTCGTGCGACTTGATCCACGCCGTGGTTGTATAGAGCGCGCCGCCCGGATATTCCCCGCCGAACACGGCGAGCGTGTCCTTCTCGCTGCGGGTGTCGGCCAGTATCTTCAAATCGGGATGGCTGCCCTGCAAAACGGTGACGGAGGGATCGAGCATCACGGCCGCCTCGATCTGGCCCTGCTGCATCGCGGCGACCGCGGTGGCGCCGAGGCCGACGCCGATCACCGCGGCGCTGGTCGGATCGAGGCCGTTCTTCTTCAACAGATATTTCAGGAAGAAGTCGGTCGAAGAGCCCGGCGCGCTGACGCCGACCTTCTTGCCGGCCAGATCCTTGATCGATTTGATGTCATTGGTGTGCTTGGGCGATACCACGAGCACCAGGCCGGGATAGCGGTCGTAGATCACGAAGGACTGCAACTCCTGCTTCTTGGCGGCCAGATTGACGCAATGGTCGAAATAGCCCGACACCACGTCGGCGCTGCCACCGAGCACGGCCTTCAGCGCGTCCGAGCCGCCCTTGAGGTCGACCAGTTCGACGGCAAGCCCCGCCTTTTCGTATTCGCCGAGCTGCTTGGCGAGCACCGTCGGCAGATAGCACAGGCATGAGCCGCCCCCGATTGCGATGGTGACCTTGCTTTGCGCTGCGGCAAGACCCGAGGTCAGCGCCAGCGTCAGCAGCGTGGCGGCCAGCCGGCCGAACAGTTTCTTCATGTTTTCCTCCATTCGTTGGGCGGCAAGATAGAGCAACGGGAGCGCCTTGAGAAGGCGCCTTTCCGGCAGCATTCGTCATTGCGAGCCAACGGGTCGCGCGAATGCGCGCCCGATGACAGGCTCCGCGAAGCAATCCATTTCTCCGCGTAAGGAAGTGTGGATTGCTTCGTCGCAAGGGCTCCTCGCAATGACGATGGAGAGAGCGGTTGGTCTACCCCCTGCCCTCCGCCGCGGCCGGCCGCCATACCAGAAGCCGGCGCTCGACCAGCGTCACGCCCATGTCGATCAATATGACGAAGGCCGACAGCACGAACATGCCGGCGAAGACACCTGCGACGTCGAACACGCCTTCGGCTTGCTGGATCAGATAGCCGAGGCCCGCGGCCGAGCCCAGATATTCGCCGACCACGGCGCCGACCACGGCAAAACCGACCGACGTGTGCAGCGAGGAGAACATCCAGGACAGCGCCGAGGGCCAGTAGACGTGCCGCATCAATTGCCGCTCGTTCATGCCGAGCATGCGGCCATTGTCGAGCACGGTGTTGGAAACTTCCTTGACGCCCTGATAGACGTTGAAGAACACGATAAAGAACACCAGCGTGACGCCGAGCGCGACCTTGGACCAGATGCCGAGCCCAAGCCACAGCGTGAAGATCGGCGCCAGCACCACGCGCGGCAGCGCGTTGATCATCTTCACATAGGGATCGAACACCGCGGCAACCCGCGGCTGGCGCGCGAACCAGAAGCCGACCATCACGCCACTGATCGAGCCGATCACGAAGGCGAGGATCGATTCCCACAGCGTGATGAAGAGATGCTTCCAGATCACGCCTGACGAGAACCATTTGACGATCTGGCTGCCGACATCGATCGGGTTGGAAAAGAAAAACGGCGGCAGCAGGATTTTTCCGAACACCGGCACGGTGGTGAGGAACTGCCATATCGCCAGCGCGACAACGGCGACCAGCAATTGCAACAGAAGCAGCGTCGAACGGGACATCAGCCAACTCCTGCCACTTGGGTGGATTGCGCGTAACCCTTCATCACTTCGTCCTTCAGCACGCTCCAGATTTCCCGGTGCAATTCGTGAAAATCCTTTTCCATGCGGACTTCCGAAATGTCGCGCGGGCGCGGCAGTTTTACGCGCCAGTCGCCGATGATGCGCGCGGAAGGCCCAGCCGACATGATCACGACGCGGTCGGCCAGCGCGATCGCCTCTTCGAGATCGTGGGTAACGAACAGCACCGCCTTGCGGTCGGCGTTCCATAGTTCGAGCAAGAGATTGCCCATGATCTGCCTTGTCTGGGCGTCGAGCGGGCCGAACGGCTCATCCATCAGCAAAATCTTGGGATCGCGGATCAGGACCTGCGCAAGGCCGACGCGCTTGCGCTGGCCGCCGGACAGCATGTGCGGGTAGCGGTTGGCGAAGGCGCCGAGCCCCACCGACGTCAGCCAGCCCTGCGCGCGCTGCAGCGCCTGTTCGCGCGGCGCGCCCTTGATCTCGAGCCCGATGGCGACGTTGTCGAGCGCGGTCTTCCAGGGGAACAGCGCATCGGCCTGAAATAGATAGCCGGCGTCGCGGTTCAGGCCGGTCAGCGGCCGGTCGAATATCTTCACTGACCCCGACGCCGGTTTCAACAGCCCAGCCGCGACGTTGAGCAACGTCGATTTGCCGCAGCCCGTCGGGCCGACGATGGCGACGAACTCGCCGTGCGCAACGGACAGATTGGCTTTCTCCACGGCCGTATAGACGCGGTCGCCGGCGACACGAAACGCCACCGTCGCATCGCCAAGCGCGACTGCCGTCGGCTGTGCAGCATCCGCCATGTCTTCTCCCCAAGGTTTGGAGGGATGCCTTAGCGGGTACGAAGGATAAGTTCAACGTGGCCCTGCAACGCGGTCGTCGAACGTCAGCGGCGCAAGCCAAATATCAGTTGCCTCGGCGTCCCTTCCAGAAGGGTACAGGTTGCTGCAAACTGCATACATAGCCTGCGATTCGTAGATGTATCTTGAGGAGCCATGAACGAGACTTTGATATCCGCCTGCACCATGTTTCTCGTTCCGGCAACGCTTTTGTTTGGCGCCTTGGGTGTCGCGAACTCCTCCTTTCTCAAGATGCTGGTCTGCTTGCTTGGTATAGGCACGGCAGGACTATGGCTTTACCGGATATGGTGGTGGACAGGCCTGTCCTTGATTGATCGCAGAACGGCGCTTGGCCTCGCGGGCATGTATGCGTGCGCGTGGCTGGTGACATTCCTGGTGCAGTTGAAGAATGCGTTCTCGCGCTGACTGACTCCGTATTGCCCAGAATCCTGTCAGTTAGCTATCTGAAGTCGGGGTGATCCACGGGGCAAGCCGTGGACAATTTCGAACCTTGTTGCTTCACAGCCAGGCGGGCGACAGTCGAGGTCCAGCATTCGCGACCGGCCATTTATCAGCTATCACTATATCCGTTGGGAAGAGCCAAGGGTTGGGACCGCATCGAATGCCGACCACGCCACTGATCGCCTATGCCCATGTCGGTAAGACTTTTGACGGCGGCCGCGTGGTGGCCGTCGACGACGTCTCGCTCGAAGTCGCCGAAGGTGAATTCCTCGCCATCGTCGGCGGCTCGGGCTCGGGCAAGACCACGTTGTTGCGGCTCGCCAACCGGCTGATCGAGGCGGACTCCGGCTCGATCACGGTGGAAGGCGAGGACGTGCGCCAGGTCGATCCGATCCTGCTGCGGCGGCGGATCGGCTATGTCTTCCAGAGCGGCGGACTGTTTCCGCATCTGACCGTCGCCGGCAATATCGGCATTACGCCGAAGTTGACGGGAGCACCGGCCGCCGAGATTTCCGCGCGGGTGGATGAGCTGCTCGACCTTGTCAGGCTCGACCGGGCGCAATACCGCGACCGCCTGCCGCACGAGCTCTCCGGCGGCCAGCGCCAGCGCGTCGGCGTGGCACGGGCGCTCGCCGCACGGCCGCGCATCTTGTTGATGGACGAGCCGTTCGGCGCGCTGGACCCCTTAACCCGCGACGCGCTCGGTGACGATTATCGCGAGCTGCACCGCAAGCTCGGCCTGACCACGGTCATGATCACTCACGACATGACGGAAGCGATCCTGCTCGCTGACCGCATCGTCGTGATGCGCGGCGGGCAGTTGCTGGCGCAGGGCACGCCATCAGAACTTTCGGAGAGCGACGACGTTTACGTTGGCGAACTCCTGCGCACGCCGCGCCGGCAGGCCGAGCGGCTGAGCGCATTGCTGCCTCGCGAGGGGATGGCATGAGCCTCTTCGCCGATCCACGCTGGGGTGAGGCGCTGGGCCACCTGCCCGACTATCTCGGCAATCACGTCCGCGTCAGCGTCGCCGCGCTGGCGCTGGGTTTGCTGGTCAGCCTGCCGCTCGCGATCATCTCACGCCATCGGCCGGTGCTGCGCGGCGCGCTGCTCGGCCTCGCCAGCATCGTGCAGACGGTGCCGGGGCTGGCATTGCTGGCGCTGTTCTATCCGCTGCTCCTGGCGCTGGCGGCGCTGTCGCTGTCGTGGTTTGGCTTTGGCTTTTCCGCCTTCGGATTTTTGCCCGCGGTGCTGGCGCTGGCGCTCTATTCGATGCTGCCGGTGCTGCGCAACACCATCACCGGGCTGCAGGGTGTCGATGCAGCGATCCTGGAAGCGGCGCAGGGCGTCGGTATGACGCCACGGCAATCGCTGTTCACGGTGGAATTGCCGCTGGCGCTGCCGGTGATGATGGCGGGCATCCGCACTTCGGCCGTCTGGGTGATCGGCACCGCGACGCTGTCGACGCCGATCGGCCAGACTAGCCTCGGCAATTACATCTTTGCGGGGCTGCAGACCCAGAATTGGGTGTTCGTGCTGTTCGGCTGCGTTGCCGCCGCCGTGCTGGCGCTTGCGGTCGATCAGTTGCTGGCGCTGATCGAAGGCGGCTTGCGCCACCGCAGCCGCCTTCGTGCGGCGCTCGGCGGTGCCGGTATCGCGGCTTTGGTCGTTGCCACGCTGGTACCGACGATGATGCGCTCGCAGGCGAATTATGTCGTCGGCGCCAAGACCTTTACCGAGCAATATGTGCTGTCGGCACTGATGGCACAGCGGCTGAAGGCGGCTGGCCTCTCGGCGACGACGCGCGAGGGTCTCGGCTCCAACGTGATCTTCGAGGCGCTGGCTTCTGATGATATCGACGTCTACATCGACTATTCCGGCACGCTGTGGGCCAACCAGTTTCACCGCACCGACATCAAGCCGCGCCAGGACCTGGTAGCCGAGCTGAAGGCCATGCTGGCGCGACAGAACATCACGCTGTCAGGCGAACTCGGCTTCGAGAATGCCTATGCGCTGGTGATGCCGCGCAAACGCGCCGAGCAATTGGGCATCCGCACCATCGCCGACCTCGCCTCGCGCGCGGCGAACATGTCGATCGCCGGTGACTATGAATTCTTCTCGCGCCCCGAATGGACCGCGCTACGCAGGGCCTACGGCCTGTCGTTCCGCGGGCAGCGGCAGATGCAGCCGGACTTCATGTATGCGGCGGTCGCCTCCGGCGAAGTCGACGTCATCGCCGGCTACACCAGCGACGGGCTGATCGCGAAATACGATCTGGTGACGCTCGGCGATCCCAGGCGCGCCATCCCGCCCTATGACGCGATCGTGCTGCTGGCGCCAAAGCGCGCCAATGACGAGGCCTTGCGCAAGGCGCTGACGCCGCTGCTCGGCAAGATCGACATCGCTACCATGCGCGAGGCTAATTTGCGCGCCGCAGGCAACGATGCGGCGAGCTCGCCGGACGCGGTAGCACAGTGGCTGTGGGAGAAGGTGGGGAAGAGATAGGAGGTTGTTGTGTGCCGCGGCCTCTGCTCGTCATTGCGAGGAGCGAAGCGACGAAGCAATCCATGCCTCCGCTTGCGGCGCGATGGATTGCTTCGCGGAGCCTGTCATCGGGCGCGCATTCGCGCGACCCGTTGGCTCGCAATGACGTGGATAGAGCGGAATTCAAAGCCCCTTGATCATCCCGGCGTCGATCAGGAGGCGGTTAAATCGTCTCGCTTCCGCGCCCTTTCGGCAGGCATAGAACACGCCGTTGCAGCGAAGCATGATCTTCTTCTGCTCCTCGAACGACGGATCTAGCGGGATGCCGGCGGCTTCCTGGATTACGAGCGGGATGTAGGCCGCATCGAGCGTATCAAGCGCCGACGAGAGGTCACCCGGCCGATAGTTGATGCCGTCAATCGCGTAGTAGGTAGAGAAGTAGCGCGGATCGGCTGCCATCAAGCGTTTCGCCAGCAATTTCTGATCGATGCCGGGCTCAAGCAGCTTTTGCGAGATGGCGGGCTGGTGATCGCCGAAACGCAACACCAGAAACGACTGATCCGGATAGTCGCGCTTAAGGGCAGCGATGAATTCGCGGTAGTCGTTCTGCGTCATGACCTGGCGACGAATATATTCGTCGGTCTCCGGCGTGTTTCCCGGTGGCGTCCAGTCCGGCGGTGTCAGATCGGGCCGATAGACGTCGGTCCAGGGAAAATGGTTGGCCGTGAGGTAGACGAACATGAAGACCGGCGTGTGCTGCGGCTGCTCCCGCGCAAACACCTTCGAGGCCTGATCGAAGTAGAACTTGTCGGGCTGCATATCCTGGGCGACGCCCATATCCGCCATGTCGATGAAGTGGCCGACGCCAGCACCCTTCTGGAATGCGCGCGCGCCGAGGAAGTTGCCATAGGTCGGATAGAGCGAGAAGGTCTTGTATCCGCAACGCTTAAGCGCTTGCGGTAACCCGCGCGCAACACGGTTCGCGGTGATCCTTGTGACATAAAACTTCAGATCGCCGAACGACCGCGCCGACATGCCGGTCAGGACATTGAATTCGGTGTACCACGTCGGGCCGCCGGTTGCCTCAGCGATCATGGTCCGTTGCTTGCCGTCGATGGACTTGAAGTAATCGGAGTACCCTTGCGGCACCTTGATGCCAGGCGCGGCCGAGATGTCGAAGCTCGACTCGTCGAGCAGCATGATGATGTGCGGTCGCTTTGCCGTGGCGTCGCAGGTCTCGGCAGGCGGCAACATGGGCAGACCGGCGGCGTGGGCGTCCCGCGCGAGGCTGAGCGGGCCATTCGTCGGCGGATCGACCTCGATCCATCCCGTCGAAGCCAGCCGCGACACCGCCACCACGCCCGAGCGCGCTAGGCTGGAAATGTGATTGACGCCCTGGAAGGGCTCCCAGGCCTGCTCGGGCCAGACTACCGACATCGCCGAGATCAATGCTGTCGTCGCAGCCAGCCCCGTCAAGGCAAAGCGGCGGCGCACGCGGAACGGATCGAAACGCCAGATCAGCCACAGCAACGGAACCGCAACGAGACCTGCCGCGATCAACTGCATCTGCAATCGCGGGAACACCGAGAGCAGAAATGAAAACGTGTCGCGGTCGATGATCAGGAAGTCGAGGAATGTCAGCGTTAACTGCAGAATTCCGAACTTGAAGTGCGACAGCGCGATCAGGAT
This genomic window contains:
- a CDS encoding ATP-binding cassette domain-containing protein — protein: MPTTPLIAYAHVGKTFDGGRVVAVDDVSLEVAEGEFLAIVGGSGSGKTTLLRLANRLIEADSGSITVEGEDVRQVDPILLRRRIGYVFQSGGLFPHLTVAGNIGITPKLTGAPAAEISARVDELLDLVRLDRAQYRDRLPHELSGGQRQRVGVARALAARPRILLMDEPFGALDPLTRDALGDDYRELHRKLGLTTVMITHDMTEAILLADRIVVMRGGQLLAQGTPSELSESDDVYVGELLRTPRRQAERLSALLPREGMA
- a CDS encoding ABC transporter substrate-binding protein: MPGRKAARLLVGLSAAIAVLGMAVSAEAQEKKIKIGVIYDLTGPLAGGGSELQYIGAKIMLDQYAKTGVEGYKIEAVYADAQSKPDVAINEAVRLIEQEKVNMLLGFFSSAQCVPIAARVEQLKNFMWITTCISSAVLADKNFKYVFRPQASGDQFGMMTMDFIAQNSKEKLGKDPKDLRVAIIHEDGAYGVDVSKGNEAGAKKAGFNIVLKEGYSATAPDLSALVTKLKRARPDVVFHTGYNPDITLFGRQAREQGLKFAALVGHGAGYGVYEKLKEGLGADVNYVFNTDPISIWLANQKSMDPKLPPVIKMVGEEFDKAKPGVAIRSAHVGMAASNTYLFLTEVLPRAIKKYGGVDPDALRKAALETDIPEGGTMLGFGVKFHGEGTQMAGQNERSFPVVIQYVDDKSYVVWPKSQAQREAVLPLPKGTTFSNQ
- a CDS encoding glycine betaine ABC transporter substrate-binding protein, which translates into the protein MSLFADPRWGEALGHLPDYLGNHVRVSVAALALGLLVSLPLAIISRHRPVLRGALLGLASIVQTVPGLALLALFYPLLLALAALSLSWFGFGFSAFGFLPAVLALALYSMLPVLRNTITGLQGVDAAILEAAQGVGMTPRQSLFTVELPLALPVMMAGIRTSAVWVIGTATLSTPIGQTSLGNYIFAGLQTQNWVFVLFGCVAAAVLALAVDQLLALIEGGLRHRSRLRAALGGAGIAALVVATLVPTMMRSQANYVVGAKTFTEQYVLSALMAQRLKAAGLSATTREGLGSNVIFEALASDDIDVYIDYSGTLWANQFHRTDIKPRQDLVAELKAMLARQNITLSGELGFENAYALVMPRKRAEQLGIRTIADLASRAANMSIAGDYEFFSRPEWTALRRAYGLSFRGQRQMQPDFMYAAVASGEVDVIAGYTSDGLIAKYDLVTLGDPRRAIPPYDAIVLLAPKRANDEALRKALTPLLGKIDIATMREANLRAAGNDAASSPDAVAQWLWEKVGKR
- a CDS encoding ABC transporter permease, with translation MSRSTLLLLQLLVAVVALAIWQFLTTVPVFGKILLPPFFFSNPIDVGSQIVKWFSSGVIWKHLFITLWESILAFVIGSISGVMVGFWFARQPRVAAVFDPYVKMINALPRVVLAPIFTLWLGLGIWSKVALGVTLVFFIVFFNVYQGVKEVSNTVLDNGRMLGMNERQLMRHVYWPSALSWMFSSLHTSVGFAVVGAVVGEYLGSAAGLGYLIQQAEGVFDVAGVFAGMFVLSAFVILIDMGVTLVERRLLVWRPAAAEGRG
- a CDS encoding ABC transporter ATP-binding protein; this translates as MLTVEGLVKRFGGFTAVNNVSFRVEQGEILGLIGPNGSGKSTIFNMLSGTLIPTAGSILFNGTEIAGKAPHRIINSGIGRTFQIPRPFHRLTIFENVALAGYYGQGSHSRARADEAAERALAMVGLPTNRHAGVDGLGAAGLKKLELAKALATGPKLLLADESLGGLDEHEMDQAADMLRKIRDELGITIIWVEHIMGVLMRVVDRVMVLDHGEKISEGLPSAVASDPRVIEVYLGTDADSSQAAAAEARRRAGV
- a CDS encoding ABC transporter substrate-binding protein, which translates into the protein MKKLFGRLAATLLTLALTSGLAAAQSKVTIAIGGGSCLCYLPTVLAKQLGEYEKAGLAVELVDLKGGSDALKAVLGGSADVVSGYFDHCVNLAAKKQELQSFVIYDRYPGLVLVVSPKHTNDIKSIKDLAGKKVGVSAPGSSTDFFLKYLLKKNGLDPTSAAVIGVGLGATAVAAMQQGQIEAAVMLDPSVTVLQGSHPDLKILADTRSEKDTLAVFGGEYPGGALYTTTAWIKSHEKEVQALTTAIVNTLAWIHSHSPEEIMAKMPDEIVGKNKELYLAALKNTIPMYSLTGKMDPKGADAVLAVFSEGSPEIAKANIDVTKTYTNKYVEQVKKTTGTSAK
- a CDS encoding NUDIX hydrolase; translated protein: MSGTRPPAIHRVSTLDLTVETWAWPFAEARRADVDAHFAERQRERPQLWNGRVLLGRNPVFAGDRFSASYFETDFASFLAWRDWGFPDASVFNGFGMGALLCADGAFVLGEMGPHTANAGRIYFPSGTPDLDDIRDGAVDISGSVTRELEEETGLAPGEYESEPDWYCIYTAPTVAMIRLLRVNMRGDALRERIERNLASQHQPELSAIHLVRSARDLNSAMPRFVTAFIEAQLASRP
- a CDS encoding sulfatase-like hydrolase/transferase, which translates into the protein MSAVAGPEMSESIRAGSRGAAFFALVGLIVAVHLAGLAVLLTTEYGPFAITLSVLAWILVNCFLLAVLQRPGVCAVLALAFIVILIALSHFKFGILQLTLTFLDFLIIDRDTFSFLLSVFPRLQMQLIAAGLVAVPLLWLIWRFDPFRVRRRFALTGLAATTALISAMSVVWPEQAWEPFQGVNHISSLARSGVVAVSRLASTGWIEVDPPTNGPLSLARDAHAAGLPMLPPAETCDATAKRPHIIMLLDESSFDISAAPGIKVPQGYSDYFKSIDGKQRTMIAEATGGPTWYTEFNVLTGMSARSFGDLKFYVTRITANRVARGLPQALKRCGYKTFSLYPTYGNFLGARAFQKGAGVGHFIDMADMGVAQDMQPDKFYFDQASKVFAREQPQHTPVFMFVYLTANHFPWTDVYRPDLTPPDWTPPGNTPETDEYIRRQVMTQNDYREFIAALKRDYPDQSFLVLRFGDHQPAISQKLLEPGIDQKLLAKRLMAADPRYFSTYYAIDGINYRPGDLSSALDTLDAAYIPLVIQEAAGIPLDPSFEEQKKIMLRCNGVFYACRKGAEARRFNRLLIDAGMIKGL
- a CDS encoding ABC transporter ATP-binding protein, coding for MADAAQPTAVALGDATVAFRVAGDRVYTAVEKANLSVAHGEFVAIVGPTGCGKSTLLNVAAGLLKPASGSVKIFDRPLTGLNRDAGYLFQADALFPWKTALDNVAIGLEIKGAPREQALQRAQGWLTSVGLGAFANRYPHMLSGGQRKRVGLAQVLIRDPKILLMDEPFGPLDAQTRQIMGNLLLELWNADRKAVLFVTHDLEEAIALADRVVIMSAGPSARIIGDWRVKLPRPRDISEVRMEKDFHELHREIWSVLKDEVMKGYAQSTQVAGVG